The following are encoded together in the Strongyloides ratti genome assembly S_ratti_ED321, chromosome : 2 genome:
- a CDS encoding Peptidase M20 family and ShKT domain and N-acyl-L-amino-acid amidohydrolase family and Peptidase M20, dimerisation domain-containing protein, translating into MGEDIAVTNFRNYIRINTEQPNPKYYEARDFLFKLGKELGCQTWEHECVKGKPIIGLTLPGADINLKAILLYSHTDVVPTSKSDWKYDPYEGVKEENGLIYGRGTQDMKCVGIQYIEALRRLHQKGIKRFQRTIHLIFGPDEEIGGKDGMEKFVQTEEFKKLNIGFALDEGLATEDEVFKVYYGERCPWWVKFTCHGSPGHGSRFIEDNAAEKLQYILNKALEFRASEKAKLESDSNKNLGDVSTLNVTIINGGVQANCLPTEFEVTIDMRVNPNYNFDEIEKMLDNWSKEAGKNVELEYLQKHYPPCKAIFDRNNKFVNTFATTLESMGCKYVTEIFTGATDSRFIRKTGIQSIGFSPMNKTPTLLHEHNECLNESIFLKGVEIYEISFIEADDTITCTQNPDCTGGFKCMKDVPRALDNSLEMYCVNQCVPNKVAEQCGDSETCELKKDVNDVDFLTCVKSAECINDNYCEKMNSQKPICNLYTLKCVEKEVSTTTTSTTARTTTKTLCRDLIVGGRNDCQAHAAQCKDPIWLDLMKSKCPKTCGYCDTTSGGTIISSGCVDLSPKCPNLKHLCKNLLYRNLMKQQCQKTCGYC; encoded by the exons atggGTGAAGATATTGCTGTTACAAATTTTAGAAACTACATTAGAATTAATACTGAACAACCAAATCCAAAATatt atgaaGCAAGagattttctttttaaattggGTAAAGAATTAGGTTGTCAAACATGGGAACATGAATGTGTAAAAGGTAAACCAATAATTGGGCTAACCCTTCCTGGAGCAGACATTAATTTGAAagcaattttattatattctcATACAGATGTTGTTCCAACGTCTAAATCAGATTGGAAATATGATCCATATGAAGGGGTTAAAGAAGAAAATGGACTTATTTATGGTCGTGGTACACAAGATATGAAATGTGTTGGTATTCAATATATTGAAGCATTAAGAAGATTACATCAAAAGGGTATAAAACGCTTTCAAAGAAcaatacatttaatatttggACCTGATGAGGAAATTGGTGGTAAAGATGGAATGGAAAAGTTTGTTCAAACTGAAGAATTCAAAAAACTTAACATTGGTTTTGCTTTAGATGAAGGCCTTGCTACCGAAGATGAggtttttaaagtttattatgGAGAAAGATGTCCATGGTGGGTTAAATTTACTTGCCATGGATCTCCAGGACATGGATCAAGATTTATTGAAGATAATGCAGCagaaaaattacaatatattCTCAATAAAGCATTAGAATTTAGAGCATCAGAAAAAGCAAAGTTAGAAAGTgattctaataaaaatttaggaGATGTATCTACTTTAAATGTGACAATTATTAATGGAGGAGTTCAAGCTAATTGTCTACCAACTGAATTTGAAGTGACTATTGATATGCGAGTAAATccaaattataattttgatgaaattgaaaaaatgcTTGATAATTGGTCAAAAGAAGCTGGAAAAAATGTTGAATTagaatatttacaaaaacatTACCCACCATGTAAAGCCATTTTtgatagaaataataaatttgttaatacATTCGCTACAACACTCGAAAGTATGGGATGTAAATATGTCACTGAAATATTTACCGGTGCAACTGATTCAagatttataagaaaaactGGTATACAATCAATTGGTTTCAGTCCAATGAATAAAACGCCTACACTCCTTCATGAGCATAATGAATGTTTGAATGaaagtatttttttgaaaGGAGTAGAAATATATGAAA tttcCTTCATTGAAGCTGATGACACTATTACATGTACACAAAATCCTGATTGTACGGGTGGTTTTAAATGCATGAAAGATGTACCCAGAGCTTTAGATAATAGCCTAGAAATGTATTGTGTTAATCAATGTGTACCAAACAAAGTAGCTGAACAATGTGGAGATAGTGAAACCtgtgaattaaaaaaagatgttaATGATGTAGATTTCTTGACATGTGTTAAGTCTGCTGAAtgtattaatgataattattgTGAAAAAATGAATTCTCAGAAACCAATTTGTAATTTATACACACTTAAGTGTGTAGAAAAAGAAGTTTCTACCACTACTACAAGTACTACTGCTAGAACAACTACAAAAACATTGTGTAGAGATTTAATAGTTGGTGGTCGAAATGATTGTCAGGCTCATGCAGCACAATGCAAAGACCCAATATGGCTTGATTTGATGAAGTCTAAATGTCCAAAAACCTGTGGTTACTGTGATACAACGTCAGGTGGTACTATTATTTCTTCTGGTTGTGTAGATCTTTCTCCTAAATGCCCCAATTTAAAACATCTTTGTAAAAACTTATTATACAGAAATCTAATGAAACAACAATGTCAAAAAACTTGTGGATACtgttaa
- a CDS encoding Alpha-catulin, giving the protein MNFDNGTIDNTIGTTFDPQNLEIKTKSIEQTLVPLVTQITALVNFKENIISNGKPKSERAIRGALKVGSAVEAAIERFVAVGETIADENPDIQPEMYDACREARYAGSSIANLNGSIFLEDPSSGGSGAVDKAVLVKAARQLLSSVTRVLLLADRVLVKHILRAEDKVAFSLTKLENCSHFTEFVKIFTEFGGEMVDLAHRSGDRQNDLKSDKRRAQMACARTSLERLTMLLLTASKTLLRHPDDQGAKQCRDGVFHYLRLNLQLIGLCVTDGVVPYDISRYYTPLSFPSDEPLDIGLQLTASVTIKQLNEMLEMVRLTGSTNVGIRERLIGALDQLCEMTQDFTDSPITPHHQREQILDYLEECRFEMSNLIVPASMDDKDGLCNDNVEVSVERLNRRLGDLKKQLQAVALEQVASIFRENEDHNILTSIKACSVSGDIDGVEKFLQKFKNHTEHVQDVCRLLHHVSLTDSLHVYSGQTERTLRALSPLTLFAGRTLCIHPSSRIARENLEVFCDTWAQNISDLSRLAREFDTVVSGRVAAEKQAYMSLPRPGVGYYETSCNYFPSTSMSSNLNNMCNNFPSESYASHTSSSSFYSEPSPEISVSMTGDSAFVSMPYSCLSSSITEYSSDMSKSYNNSVQNSTYHSPTTPIKEKVNDSVSDNRKDIEFCLLKEHDCSKSAFTIFKRNQHDSTSPLLLSPITKEVLTGCLDENKQIVEDKRLGTPPLPIKKHGTTTKPSKPITLDVEDQQKIAKVGLEMKLLTSEVDAEAEKWDEYAENDIVKRAKSMSSMAYNMYLFTRGDGPLKTTHDLFTQAEFFAEQANKMYKTVKEFHYEVPGSPEKSDLMNVLERIPLHCQQLQVLVKSPTVGKSATFGKVDSVIQETKNLMNEIAKLVTSCFVCATKFEIEFRGTGSTRSTANEGDSSHHRMSRESTLWRRTPSTRRTAPPPNIHHHSSHDLQSTAASEKYQKIG; this is encoded by the exons atgaaCTTCGATAATGGAACTATAGATAATACAATAGGAACTACTTTTGATCCACAAAATTTGGAGATTAAGACAAAATCTATTGAACAAACACTTGTTCCTCTTGTTACACag ataactgctttggtaaattttaaagaaaatattatatctaaTGGTAAACCAAAATCTGAACGTGCAATAAGAGGAGCTTTAAAAGTGGGATCAGCAGTTGAGGCAGCAATAGAACGTTTTGTTGCAGTTGGTGAAACTATAGCTGATGAAAATCCTGATATACAACCTGAGATGTATGATGCCTGTCGAGAGGCTAGGTATGCCGGTTCATCTATAGCTAACTTGAATGGTAGTATTTTTCTTGAAGATCCTTCATCTGGAGGTTCTGGTGCTGTTGACAAAGCTGTACTTGTTAAAGCTGCAAGGCAATTATTATCATCTGTTACAAGAGTTCTTTTATTAGCGGATAGAGTCTTAGTTAAGCATATCCTTAGAGCTGAAGATAAGGTAGCTTTTTCATTAACTAAATTAGAAAATTGTTCACATTTTACTGAATTtgtcaaaatatttactGAATTTGGTGGTGAAATGGTTGATTTAGCGCACAGATCTGGTGACAGacaaaatgatttaaaaagtGATAAAAGAAGAGCTCAAATGGCTTGTGCTAGAACTAGCCTTGAAAGATTAACTATGTTATTGTTGACAGCTTCAAAAACATTACTAAGGCATCCAGATGATCAAGGAGCCAAACAATGTCGAGATGGAGTTTTCCATTACCTTCGACttaatttacaattaataGGACTTTGTGTGACAGATGGAGTTGTACCATATGATATTTCAAGATACTATACTCCATTATCATTTCCATCAGATGAACCTTTAGATATTGGATTACAATTAACAGCAAGTGTAACAATAAAACAGCTAAATGAAATGTTAGAAATGGTAAGATTAACGGGATCTACAAATGTTGGTATAAGAGAAAGATTAATAGGAGCTTTGGATCAATTATGTGAAATGACACAAGATTTTACTGATTCTCCAATAACACCACATCATCAAAGGGAGCAAATACTAGATTATCTAGAAGAATGTCGTTTTGAAATGAGTAATTTAATAGTACCAGCTTCTATGGATGATAAAGATGGATTGTGTAATGATAATGTTGAAGTTAGTGTTGAAAGATTAAATAGAAGATTAGgggatttaaaaaaacagcTTCAAGCAGTTGCATTAGAACAGGTTGCTTCAATATTTAGAGAAAATGAAGATCATAATATATTGACTTCAATAAAAGCATGTTCTGTTTCGGGGGATATTGATGGGGTAGAAAagtttttacaaaaatttaaaaatcataCTGAACATGTTCAAGATGTTTGTAGATTATTACACCATGTATCATTAACTGACTCTCTTCATGTTTACTCAGGACAAACTGAAAGAACTTTGAGAGCACTTTCTCCATTg acaTTATTTGCTGGAAGAACACTATGTATTCATCCATCTTCACGAATAGCCCGTGAAAATCTTGAAGTATTCTGTGATACATGGGCACAAAATATTAGTGATCTTTCAAGATTAGCTCGAGAATTTGATACTGTAGTTTCTGGTAGAGTTGCAGCAGAGAAACAAGCATATATGTCACTACCACGTCCAGGAGTAGGTTATTATGAAACTTCTTGTAACTATTTTCCATCAACTAGCATGTCttctaatttaaataatatgtgTAATAACTTTCCATCTGAATCTTATGCCTCCCATACATCATCATCTTCTTTCTATAGTGAACCATCTCCTGAAATTTCTGTTTCTATGACTGGTGATAGTGCTTTTGTTTCCATGCCTTATTCTTGTTTATCGTCATCAATAACTGAATATAGTAGTGATATGtcaaaaagttataataatagtGTTCAAAATTCTACATATCATTCACCTACTACTccaataaaagaaaaagttaatGATAGTGTTAGTGATAATCGTAAAGATATTGAATTTTGTTTGTTAAAAGAGCATGATTGTAGTAAAAGTGCCTtcactatttttaaaagaaatcaACATGATTCTACATCACCACTTCTTTTATCACCAATAACAAAAGAAGTTCTTACTGGATGTCTTGatgaaaataaacaaatagtTGAAGATAAAAGATTAGGTACACCACCACTTCCAATTAAG aaacaTGGTACTACAACAAAGCCATCAAAACCAATAACACTTGATGTTGAAGATCAGCAAAAAATAGCTAAAGTTGGGTTAGAAATGAAACTTCTAACTTCTGAAGTTGATGCTGAAGCAGAGAAATGGGATGAGTATGCAGAAAATGATATTGTTAAAAGAGCTAAATCGATGTCTTCAATGGCTTAtaatatgtatttatttacaaGGGGTGATGGTCCACTTAAAACAACTCATGATTTATTTACACAAGCTGAATTTTTTGCCGAACAAGCTAACAAAATGTATAAAACTGTCAAAGAATTTCATTATGAGGTTCCTGGATCACCAGAAAAATCTGATTTAATGAATGTTCTTGAAAGGATTCCTCTTCATTGTCAACAACTTCAGGTTCTTGTTAAATCACCAACAGTTGGTAAAAGTGCAACATTTGGAAAGGTGGATTCTGTTATACAagaaactaaaaatttaatgaatgaGATAGCTAAATTAGTAACATCATGTTTCGTTTGCGCAACAAAATTCGAAATAGAGTTTCGTGGTACTGGTTCAACAAGATCTACAGCTAATGAAGGAGATTCATCACATCATAGAATGAGTAGAGAAAGTACACTTTGGAGAAGGACACCAAGTACTAGGAGAACAGCTCCTCCACCAAATATTCATCATCATAGCAGTCATGACCTTCAAAGTACAGCTGCTTCagaaaaatatcaaaaaattggttaa